Proteins from one Sylvia atricapilla isolate bSylAtr1 chromosome 1, bSylAtr1.pri, whole genome shotgun sequence genomic window:
- the TRAM1 gene encoding translocating chain-associated membrane protein 1 has protein sequence MAIRKKSNKNPPVLSHEFIVQNHADIVSCMAMIFLLGLMFEITAKAAVIFVTLQYNVTIPATEEQSAETISLYYYGIKDLATIFFYMLVAIIIHAIIQEYVLDKINRKMHFSKTKHSKFNESGQLSAFYLFSCVWGTSILVSENYISDPTSLWRDYPHTLIPFQMKFFYILQLAYWFHAFPELYFQKTKKEDIFRQIVYIGLYLFHIAGAYLLNLTHLGLVLLVLHYFVEFLFHISRLFYFSDEKYQKGFSLWAVLFVLGRLLTLILSVLTFGFGLARAEDQQLNFSTGNFNILAVRISVLASICMTQAFMMWKFINFQLRRWREHSSSQPQSVKKKFVSAKGKTSRKERENGINGTVTSNGADSPRSRKDKSS, from the exons ATGGCGATCCGCAAGAAGAGCAACAAGAACCCGCCGGTGCTGAGCCACGAGTTCATCGTGCAGAACCATGCGGACATCGTGTCCTGCATGGCCATGATCTTCCTGCTGGGGCTCATGTTCGAG attaCAGCAAAAGCAGCCGTCATTTTTGTTACGCTTCAGTATAATGTTACCATTCCTGCCACAG AAGAACAATCTGCAGAAACAATCTCTCTCTATTACTATGGCATCAAAGACTTGGCcacaattttcttttacatgctTGTAGCAATAATCATACATGCTATAATTCAGGAGTATGTACTGGAT aaaattaacAGGAAAATGCACTTTTCAAAGACAAAGCATAGCAAGTTCAATGAGTCTGGGCAACTTAGTGCATTCTaccttttctcctgtgtttggGGAACGAGTATTCTTGTCTCT gagaacTATATATCAGATCCAACCTCTCTGTGGAGGGACTATCCGCACACTCTGATTCC GTTTCAAATGAAGTTTTTCTACATCTTACAGTTGGCATACTGGTTTCATGCTTTTCCAGAACTGTactttcagaaaactaaaaaa GAAGATATCTTTCGCCAGATTGTCTACATTGGACTTTACCTCTTTCATATTGCTGGAGCCTATCTCCTCAA TCTGACCCATCTTGGACTTGTTCTTCTGGTATTGCATTACTTCGTtgaatttcttttccacatATCCCGTCTTTTCTACTTCAGTgatgaaaaataccaaaaagg attTTCACTGTGGGcagttctttttgttttggggaggCTTCTCACCTTGATTCTCTCCGTCCTCACTTTTGGCTTTGGACTGGCAAGAGCAGAAGATCAGCAGCTGAATTTCAGTACTGGGAACTTTAATATCCTGGCTGTTAG AATAAGTGTGCTGGCCTCCATCTGCATGACTCAAGCATTTATGATGTGGAAGTTCATTAATTTTCAGCTTCGGAGGTGGAGAGAGCATTCTTCTTCTCAGCCTCAGTCAGTGAAAAAGAAGTTTGTATCAGCTAAAGGAAAGACCTCtagaaaagaaagag aaaatggaataaatggaACAGTGACCTCAAATGGAGCAGACTCGCCTCGCAGCAGGAAGGACAAATCCTCGTaa